The Aureitalea marina genome includes a window with the following:
- a CDS encoding PorP/SprF family type IX secretion system membrane protein, whose amino-acid sequence MRNSFIAFVILVILVQFDGFSQQDPQYTQYMYNTQVVNPAYAGNREVLSFGLLGRTQWVNIDGAPKTGTFTVNGPIGALDNMGLGLSIVHDELGPAVESNINVDYSYSLFLANASKLSFGLKAGIDVLDVDFTKLNIFDISDPRFQNNIDNKVQPQVGAGIYYNTERFYAGLSVPNFLTTKHFDESSLSAGSSSESIAAERLHYFLIMGYVFDLSENVLFKPATLVKMVSGSPLQWDLSANFLLYDKLTLGASYRWSAAVSAMVGFQVSDGFFLGVGYDYTTQELEDYSDGSYEVFLRFDILNKSERVLSPRFF is encoded by the coding sequence ATGAGAAATAGTTTTATTGCCTTTGTGATTTTGGTGATACTGGTTCAGTTCGATGGTTTTAGCCAGCAGGACCCACAGTATACCCAATACATGTACAACACTCAGGTGGTCAACCCGGCCTATGCGGGCAATCGGGAGGTATTGAGTTTTGGTTTACTGGGCCGTACCCAGTGGGTCAATATCGATGGGGCACCAAAGACAGGGACCTTTACGGTCAATGGTCCGATAGGGGCCTTGGACAACATGGGTCTTGGGTTGTCGATTGTTCATGACGAGTTGGGACCTGCAGTGGAGTCCAACATCAATGTGGATTATTCCTATTCGTTGTTTTTGGCCAACGCCAGTAAGCTGTCCTTTGGACTGAAGGCCGGTATCGACGTATTGGATGTAGACTTTACCAAGTTGAACATCTTCGATATCTCCGACCCGAGGTTTCAGAACAATATCGACAACAAGGTTCAGCCTCAGGTAGGAGCAGGGATCTACTACAACACCGAGCGCTTCTATGCGGGGCTTTCGGTACCGAACTTTCTAACCACCAAGCACTTTGATGAGAGTAGTTTGAGTGCTGGTAGTAGTTCGGAGTCGATAGCAGCGGAGCGTTTGCACTATTTTCTGATCATGGGTTATGTGTTCGATCTGAGTGAGAATGTACTGTTCAAGCCGGCTACCCTGGTCAAGATGGTCAGTGGTTCACCCTTGCAGTGGGACCTGTCTGCCAACTTCCTGTTGTACGACAAGTTGACCTTGGGTGCGTCCTATCGCTGGAGTGCAGCGGTCAGTGCGATGGTTGGCTTCCAGGTGAGTGATGGCTTTTTCCTTGGAGTGGGGTATGATTACACCACTCAAGAGTTGGAGGACTACAGTGATGGATCCTATGAGGTCTTCCTCAGATTTGACATCCTAAACAAATCAGAACGGGTACTATCGCCAAGATTCTTCTAA